One window of Rhizobium leguminosarum genomic DNA carries:
- a CDS encoding histidine phosphatase family protein: MSSAFPEIYLVRHGETEWSLSGRHTGRSDIPLTANGEEAARKLADRLAGHAFSAVWSSPSARACKTCALAGFGSGAVIRDDLAEWDYGAYEGITTKAILTERPGWQLFRDGCPNGEFAADVGTRADAVIHALRQATGTILIFSSSHFLRVLAARWLGLPPEGGAHFVLDTASISVLGYEHDPTEPVIRRWNQR; this comes from the coding sequence ATGAGCAGTGCGTTTCCCGAAATCTATCTCGTCCGCCATGGCGAAACCGAATGGAGCCTGTCCGGGCGCCATACCGGACGCAGCGATATTCCGCTGACGGCGAACGGTGAGGAAGCCGCCCGCAAGCTTGCCGACCGGCTCGCCGGCCACGCCTTCTCCGCCGTCTGGTCGAGCCCGTCCGCGCGGGCCTGCAAGACCTGCGCGCTCGCCGGTTTCGGATCGGGCGCGGTGATCCGCGACGATCTCGCCGAATGGGACTACGGCGCTTATGAAGGCATCACCACCAAGGCGATCCTGACGGAGCGCCCCGGCTGGCAGCTCTTTCGCGACGGCTGCCCGAATGGAGAGTTCGCCGCCGATGTCGGCACCCGCGCCGACGCCGTCATCCACGCGCTTCGCCAAGCGACCGGCACCATCCTGATCTTCTCCAGCTCGCATTTCCTACGTGTGCTCGCCGCCCGCTGGCTCGGTCTGCCACCGGAAGGCGGCGCCCATTTCGTGCTCGATACGGCTTCTATCAGCGTGCTCGGTTACGAACACGATCCGACGGAGCCGGTCATTCGCCGGTGGAACCAGAGATAG